A genomic region of Microlunatus sagamiharensis contains the following coding sequences:
- a CDS encoding FAD-dependent oxidoreductase, protein MSLPITIVGAGLGGLVLARVLALHGVDVVVYEAETSIDARAQGGLLDLHEYNGQPAIRAAGLWDEFSALVRPNEDAKRVVDQDGTVLFDHPGSTDGDRPEIDRGDLRRMLVDSLPPGTIRWGHKLTLIGVDGDGRRELRFADGSRVSADVLVGADGAWSRVRPLLSDARPGYSGVTFVETTLKDASRRHPAVAALVGDGTLIAPSPGQAVIAHKHADGSLTTYAAVSRSAEWLASVDLDAPDGGRAAVAAAFGEWAPELRTLVTESDGAPILRPIHALPVGISWPRVPGVTLVGDAAHLMSPFAGEGANLALLDGAELARALVESPDDLEAAIAAYERELFPRSETFARASASNLGLFFGEEAPGSVAGMFRRLVS, encoded by the coding sequence GTGTCCTTGCCCATCACCATCGTCGGCGCCGGCCTCGGCGGCCTCGTCCTCGCACGCGTCCTCGCCCTGCACGGCGTCGATGTCGTCGTCTACGAGGCCGAGACCTCGATCGACGCCCGCGCCCAGGGCGGCCTGCTCGACCTCCACGAGTACAACGGCCAGCCGGCGATCCGCGCGGCCGGCCTGTGGGACGAGTTCAGCGCCCTCGTCCGCCCGAACGAGGACGCCAAGCGGGTCGTCGACCAGGACGGGACGGTGCTGTTCGACCACCCCGGCAGCACGGACGGTGACCGCCCCGAGATCGACCGCGGCGACCTGCGGCGCATGCTGGTCGACTCGTTGCCGCCCGGCACGATCCGCTGGGGCCACAAGCTGACGTTGATCGGCGTCGACGGCGACGGGCGCCGCGAGCTGCGCTTCGCCGACGGGTCCCGGGTCAGCGCCGACGTGCTCGTGGGCGCCGACGGTGCGTGGTCGCGCGTGCGTCCGCTGCTCAGCGACGCCCGGCCGGGGTACAGCGGGGTGACCTTCGTCGAGACGACGCTGAAGGACGCGTCCCGTCGTCACCCGGCGGTCGCCGCGCTCGTCGGGGACGGGACGCTCATCGCTCCCTCGCCCGGGCAGGCGGTCATCGCCCACAAGCACGCGGACGGCAGCCTGACCACCTACGCCGCCGTGTCCCGGTCGGCCGAGTGGCTGGCCTCGGTCGACCTGGACGCCCCCGACGGGGGTCGGGCGGCGGTCGCAGCAGCGTTCGGGGAGTGGGCACCCGAGCTGCGCACACTGGTGACCGAGTCCGACGGCGCCCCGATCCTGAGGCCCATCCACGCCCTGCCCGTGGGGATCAGCTGGCCGCGGGTGCCAGGCGTGACGCTGGTCGGCGACGCCGCCCACCTGATGTCGCCCTTCGCCGGCGAGGGAGCGAACCTCGCCCTGCTCGACGGCGCCGAGCTCGCGCGCGCCCTCGTCGAGTCGCCCGACGACCTCGAGGCGGCGATCGCCGCGTACGAGCGCGAGCTCTTCCCCCGCAGCGAGACCTTCGCCCGGGCGAGCGCGTCGAACCTGGGGCTCTTCTTCGGCGAGGAGGCGCCGGGCTCGGTGGCCGGCATGTTCCGGCGGCTGGTGTCCTAG
- a CDS encoding GNAT family N-acetyltransferase — translation MSPAARTDPVLTDRLLLTPIGVQHVDELAILHQEPLVDHWTGPWTPALVRTWVNGMAERWAVDGVGKWIAHDRSTGVLVGRGGLSRMVIGDEAVLEVGWAVRDTSTGNGYATEIGRAALAWAATFSPEVPVVAFTEVHNAASVAVMRRLGLRRSGVIHREGLVAGRPGLHARAPFVLYRQDVAGPGRA, via the coding sequence GTGTCTCCTGCTGCGAGGACCGATCCGGTCCTCACCGATCGGCTGCTGCTGACGCCGATCGGCGTCCAGCACGTCGACGAGCTCGCGATCCTCCACCAGGAACCGCTCGTCGACCACTGGACGGGACCGTGGACGCCGGCCCTCGTCCGGACCTGGGTGAACGGCATGGCGGAGCGCTGGGCCGTCGACGGCGTCGGGAAGTGGATCGCCCACGACCGCTCGACCGGCGTGCTCGTGGGTCGTGGAGGACTCAGCCGGATGGTCATCGGCGACGAGGCCGTGCTCGAGGTGGGCTGGGCGGTGCGCGATACGTCGACCGGCAATGGCTACGCCACCGAGATCGGACGAGCAGCCCTCGCCTGGGCAGCGACGTTCTCCCCCGAGGTCCCGGTCGTCGCCTTCACCGAGGTGCACAACGCGGCGTCGGTGGCGGTGATGCGACGTCTCGGCCTTCGTCGTTCAGGGGTGATCCACCGCGAGGGGCTGGTCGCCGGCCGGCCCGGCCTCCATGCCCGGGCGCCGTTCGTGCTCTACCGCCAGGACGTGGCCGGGCCGGGGAGGGCGTGA
- a CDS encoding DUF805 domain-containing protein → MTTDVPLDRPLYDASFAQAVRRFWAKYAVFSGRAGRAEYWWWALAAAVVGLVLEAVRFVLVGASLSDYLASPLYSLRWTSVPSLVWFAATFVPTQALGVRRLHDGGRTGWWQLLSLVVFATSFVQTLFLPRTVSLTTPPPMLTGVPLLVTGLASAVTLLVEVVLIVWYTSPPVPAGERFERPRRS, encoded by the coding sequence ATGACGACCGACGTCCCGCTCGACCGGCCGCTCTACGACGCCTCCTTCGCGCAGGCGGTACGGCGCTTCTGGGCGAAGTACGCCGTCTTCTCGGGCCGGGCAGGCCGGGCCGAGTACTGGTGGTGGGCGCTGGCCGCGGCCGTCGTCGGGCTGGTGCTCGAGGCGGTGCGGTTCGTGCTCGTCGGGGCGTCCCTCTCGGACTATCTCGCCTCGCCGTTGTACTCGCTCCGCTGGACGTCGGTGCCCTCGCTCGTCTGGTTCGCCGCGACGTTCGTGCCCACCCAGGCGCTCGGGGTGCGACGTCTCCACGACGGCGGGCGTACGGGGTGGTGGCAGCTGCTGTCCCTCGTCGTCTTCGCGACCAGCTTCGTGCAGACGCTGTTCCTCCCGAGGACGGTGTCGCTCACGACCCCGCCGCCGATGCTCACGGGTGTCCCGCTGCTGGTGACGGGCCTCGCGAGCGCGGTCACGCTCCTGGTCGAGGTCGTGCTCATCGTCTGGTACACCTCGCCGCCGGTGCCCGCGGGTGAGCGCTTCGAGCGGCCTCGGCGGTCCTGA